The proteins below come from a single Mangifera indica cultivar Alphonso chromosome 16, CATAS_Mindica_2.1, whole genome shotgun sequence genomic window:
- the LOC123198555 gene encoding uncharacterized protein LOC123198555 gives MAVRDPQSGNTFVWLVSFALFLCIAAGGGFLVMYMILPESNSTSWLAIAGVTLVCLPWLFWFVTCMYRIFSRVFGFRMVVGFGCDGGGGGGGSRGGENRNLSNSYSTGSKGNNNDSPTAPTEAPSVEVEYEGDGTENHNGEGRRDNKVENKQTPSSSNNSIASRESEIPLTSSLPS, from the coding sequence ATGGCAGTTCGAGATCCTCAATCTGGAAACACTTTTGTATGGCTCGTCTCTTTCGCTTTGTTTCTTTGTATAGCCGCCGGGGGCGGCTTCCTCGTAATGTACATGATCCTCCCTGAATCCAATTCCACATCATGGCTGGCCATTGCAGGTGTCACCCTCGTTTGTCTCCCTTGGCTATTCTGGTTTGTAACTTGCATGTATCGAATCTTTTCGCGGGTTTTCGGATTCAGGATGGTCGTTGGATTTGGTTGTGACGGTGGCGGTGGTGGGGGCGGTAGCAGAGGCGGAGAGAATCGTAATCTTTCAAATTCTTATAGCACAGGATCAAAAGGGAACAATAACGATTCTCCAACAGCGCCGACAGAAGCTCCCTCCGTCGAGGTTGAATACGAAGGCGATGGCACTGAAAATCATAACGGCGAAGGAAGGAGAGATAATAAAGTGGAAAATAAACAAACTCCTTCATCTTCAAACAATTCAATCGCCTCTCGGGAGAGTGAAATCCCATTGACCTCGTCCCTTCCgtcataa